The genomic segment TTGGAACTTTTTACTTTTTCTGCCATAATAGATTGAGTAAGGAGCACATAGTAGTAGCAAAAGCCAAAAAGCTACACCACCATGTAGACAGCGCTTCGCCATCCCGTGTAACAACGTTCTGCCAAGTCATGTGCTGACCTCATCTCCCGCCCCCCCACGCAGTCTCGCCGTCTTCCAATTCAAGCTTCACCTGATCCTGCAAACAATATTCGTGACGATGCACCCGGTGCTGCGGCTGTCGAGAAACGCGGAACCCGCCCTGCTGCACGTcaggctgccgctgccgctgggCATGTGGGACGGGCCCACGGCGCAGTGGTGCGGCATGGTGCCGACCGACCCGGCCCTGCTCGACAtggacggtgacgacgacaggATGCTGGTCAGCCGGATGTGCGAAGAGGCGACCCTCACGATGGACAACACGCCCCTGTTACCGTTGCTATCCTGGGACCGCTGCCTGGGAATGGCCatctggtgctggtgctTGCGAGGGAACGAGAGCGACAAGGAGTTTATCGAGAACATCAAACCCTTTGTTCTCGACCCCTTGAAAGGAGTAGATATTTTCTCGATTCATAGATAGTCCAATTTTTTTTTAATTTCATACAGAACTACACAAACCGCCGTGAATGATTTCGATGGCAAAACACTGTTAGCGTACGAAACCTCGCATGTAACTACGCTCTAAACCAAATGTCCAAGTAACGAAGCAAATGCATCAACGGTAGATACTGCAAGGCCACAGCTGATTGGAAGCTCCCAAAAACACGTTTAGAAAACTCTTTACAGCCATCATGCGGTGGGCCTCTCCAATCTTGGACGCCGAGGCGTGTGCCGGTGGGATAATGCTGAATTGGCCACGACTGCTGAAGTGATTTGACGAGCTGATTAAGCACCAGGCTACCGGTCTAAGGCGATAAGCAGGGCTGCGGCTTGAGTGGGATGGAAGGGGCTAAGTCGGCGCCCATACAGGTTAAGTGTGGGATGGAAGGGGGCCACATCCGAAACTCTGAAATCCGTTCTTATATCTCTCAAACGACTGCCAGAAAGTATGGACGGATCCCGTCACAGGAGCCCGTCGGCGTATCCGTCCAGAACCTACCAAAGTTCGAAACCTTACAACCATACTCTTATCATCGACTCCGGGGACATTGGAACAGCCGCACCACCAGAACTGATACCATGACTGACTTGGCCAACCATTACGAAGACTGGACTCGGGCTCTCCAGCTCGCTAACCTACTTGCTGTTGCACATCTTGCCGGTACTGGAACGCAACCCTTTACTAGCCGCTGATGTGCTGTCCAACGTATCTGGAGCTGACAGACCGTGTGTAGGCTACCAGTTCGCGTCCGACAAGATTGCCTTGCACAACGTTCTGCAGCTGGAAGACAAAGACATGGTTGTCAAGCATTGGTTCCGCGGTTGGGACTTTGGACGAAAGTACGGTCCCACAATGGTCTGCGGAACGGCTGGGGTATTTGGCTTTCTTGCCTGGAAAGGTACTTGGATGCGCTCAACGTTTGGCCAGGCTATATGTTGTTTCAAACTTTAATCATTATACAGAATCCCTTTTACAAACTTTCTGCTGACGAGTGTGCTTCTCTTAGATGGTACCGCTAGCCCTGCCTTTCTCTACAACCTCACCGCATCGGTCCTCTCGATCTTCGTCGCGCCGTATACCCAGTTCCGAATCTTCCCTCTGAACGACAAGCTGTTGCGAGAATACAAGACATGTgtgggaaaaaagaaaacggaTGGAACCTCTGACGGCGTGAGCTTGGAAGTCGTCCGCGAGTGGGCTGCCGAATGGAAGAGACTGGACATGCACCGGCAGTTGCTGGCATACCTTGCTGCCATCTCGGGCCTGGTTGCGGTGCTAAAGACTTGAGCCCCGAGGTTTTGCAcgtctttcttttcttcctgcGGGATCTTAGAAACGGAAAAACTGATCAGGAGGTACAAGACTCTGCTGGAATTCGGTGTCTGTACATCTGTCTGTCTCTTCATGACTCCCGGACTGGTCCAGGATTGATGCCACTACATGACTTTACCCCGTTTTTGGGATGCTAAAACATGGTCTGGAGAGGGACGAAAAGCACTAGCCATGATCGCTTGCAAGGAAAAATATCTGTATTCAGGCACAGAATCATGGTGCCTAACGTTGATTCATGGCGAGTAGAAACTCAATTTCACAAGGCGGGTTGGAAAAGACCGATCGTCAACGGGTTTTTGCTCGCTAGTATCGAgccaccagcaccaacgCAAGTTGACAAAAAAAGTTGACCTTGCAGTCTTGAGTTGCGCGGCCATATTCTCTTGGCGCTCCTTGCGAACACGTTGCAAGCAGGCTATCAGTCGAAAGCAGATGTCAATGCAAACTTGTCTTGAAGGGCTAAATCCAGGGTCCGTAGCCAGCGGTTCAAGGCGGCCTGGTGTATCTCCGCCCGAAAGTGAGGGAGAACTAGACACGGAGGCACTTGAGGCCGAGCGAAACAATGGCTCGGTTGTTCCGGAGCCGAACGGATGGGACGGATGACCCCACTCCGGTGAAGCTATCGTGACGTACCCAGGCCCACTAGGAATCCTTGGCCCTTGTGGTTGCATTGTGTTCCAAGTCAACGCCAATGTTTTTGTTTGCTATGAGATTCGACATAGTCTTCCAGAACCCCAATAAGTTTCCTTGTCTTAAAGCTAAGATACGCATCAACCGAAGATCCTCGCCCGTCTAGTGACACGAAGAGACGCACCTGTGCAGCCGTTATCAACCTATGTGTAACAGACACTTGGATAACGACACAGAAACACCCAAGCCGTGCTTCTCACGCACGGTTGAATCTTTCTATGTCTCTGCTTAAAATCTCGGCCAGTTTTCACCACTTGACGTCGATTGTCTGCGACTAACGCCGAAGTCTGGAAGGGGCGTCCGCGACCTCATCAAGAAAACCATTCGATGCGGCTCACTTTCTATGCTTGTTTGTAGACGCGCACCACGATTACAAAAACGGGACGGTAAGCACCTGTTTCTCGGTGCTATGGTAGATACGCTTTTCCTATCAAATGAGTGGAGGACACCATCCTGACTGCGCTTGGCCGCGCCGCGTGCATGCGCGATTCATTTGTCCTTAATTAAACGACTGAGCCGCAGTGCGTGTGGAGGTCAAAAGTTTGCTTCAACTTCCCTGAACTTACTGTCAACTTTATGGTATGGACAGACGGGCCTGATTCCGCCGATTCTCGTAAGCTTTACTGAAGATCCCGATATTCTTCTTATTGACGCTGAGATTGGAATCTTCAATATGTCTACAACGATCTTAGCTACTAGACTTAGGATTAAGATTCAGGTCATGCCAGCTGCAACGAAAAACAGACCAATTTGACTAGAAGTTATTGAAATTCTACGAATTAAGCACTCCCCCAAAGTGGCGAGTGGATATCAACCATCAATAATGGCATTCATTTTTCATTCTGCTATTTCATACAGACTCAACAGATCGTCAGCTGACATAAAAGTAAAGACTCTGAAGCCTTGTCCAGGCGGATGCATTTACATAGAGCCAGGCCCGACCGCAACTACACTGGTTCGAGTAGACCCTCGACACACAGTGTCACGACGCTTGATAACCAATCCCCGGAGGTGCTAGGTAGTTTTAGGAGATCCAGGTTACTTCTTGGAAAAAGGTGTTACTAATACACTGAGTGTCGTTAGGTATTAATTGCCGAATGCAGTTGCAGCCAGAACAAAACCAGCATGGGCTTTTACTAGATTGAATCACACTTGATAAAGAACTGGGGCGTCGCATTCGGCCGAGCTGTTCATAAATATTCCATCTCTGCTATGAACTGACTCCGAGTTATACACTAAACAAGAAAGACATGTCGGAAATCCCTTGGCACATACGCTGCAACTTCGGTCACCTGGGCTGCTTCTTGTGGGTGATAAGCATACCCGCTTCCTTCGATCCTTCAGGGCGGCGCCCCTTAGCCTACCCGGGCCTAGTCCGCCACATACCCCGGCGAGAGGCTGGAGCGGAGAAAATGCAACGGCGCGCACCGTTGCATCCGAGGCTGCATTCCAAGAAGCgtgaggggggagggggaagggaaaagacaaaaagaaaggcGGACAGAATTGTGATGTGTTTTGCGACGCAGGATCCGGTTCCTTTGCCTAGACGATTTCCTATCAAGGCAGGTAAACATTCGGTTCTGAGATCATGTAGTGGAGCGGGCCGCCGTCCACTAGTCGAATCCTGCCTCCATAAGAGAATACAAGCATCTTTTTTTGCGATGCTAAGTCGGAAGAGGCTACGACGGCCCTGAAGACAGGACCCCTACCAGTCGCTTGCGGGAACGGAAAGCAGCCACATCGTCGTTGTCCATCTTGGCCATGTCTTGGGCATCTTGGCTGCGGGAGGCAGTGGGGTATACCCGTCTGCCGCATTGCGCCCCTGGCTAGTTACATTTCTGACTATGTCCGAACCGGAAGTCGAGCAGTCAAAAGCCTCATTGATCGAGTCGTGGTAGGTATGGCCACCGTACTCGCAGGCAACGGAGtttgtctttctttctgGCCATGATCATCGGCCCTCATGATGGATCTGCTCATTGCCCGTTCTTTTCACCGATGAAGATTGCTCAAAGCGGCCTCAAGCAAAGAGAATGGCGTTGAGCCTCGAACTGACTGGGGCCCACGTTGAGTAATCACTTTTGCCAGGTGATGTTCGTTTTCGACCCAGATGATTGTCGTATGCCCAGACAGCGGTTGCCATCCTCCTTGATGTCCCCTCTCCCGTCTCCCTTGGAGTAACGGTATTCCCGCGGACATCGTTGATGCATATGAGTTTGTACAGACGTAGTCCAGCTTAAGTTAGAGTGGCCGAAACTCTATGCTGAATCCTTGTGAAGAATCCTACACTAGGCAGTTTGGTACTCCTCCGAGATGTAGGGTATCCATCCGAGGCTGATGGATCGTATCAAGTTGTGGGTCCTGCACAACGATCCTACACGACTGTGGGTTGTGGCCATACAGCAGTTGTAGAATCGTCGAACGACTCCATATTCCAGGCACTGCGTGTTTGTTGTCCTGTCCCAGCAGCTCCGCGATAGGCCGCAAGTGATAGCCAagaccgaggaggaagctGCCTCCGCAATCAGCAACATTCACTCGCAAATCTGCTTTCGGGATAAACATAGACTACGGTAATCTTCAAAGACACCTATAAAAGGCCGCCCGCCGGCTCTCTCAAGCTCTTCTGAATTCCCGACTTCATCATCTCATCCTCTCATCTCCAACCTACAGACTTCAGACAGTTCTCAACTGTCCCTTCTCAATATGCACTTCCCCCAgatcctcctcggcttcgccgccaccgtctccGCCATCGACATCTACCTCCACGTCGGAGGCGGTtgcggcggcaacgccgtcCTCTGCGGCAACATCAACCCCAACACCTGCTGCAGCGGCTCcggcgtcgacatcttcCCCACCGTCGGCTTCCGTGGCATTCCCTACGAGTGGAACCTCGAGACCAGAGGCCACTCGGGCGGCGGTTGCAACCAGCTGAGGGAGGTCCAGCCCGCCCGCAACACCAACTTCATCTGCCTCTACTCCGGCGGCttctccggcggcggctacggcTTCGCCGGCCGCAAGCGCGACGAGTgcgccagcagcggcagctgCACCTCGTTCCAGAAGCCCgacaccctcctcctcgaggacggcggaaAGTGGAACATTGCCGACTTGGAGGA from the Colletotrichum destructivum chromosome 10, complete sequence genome contains:
- a CDS encoding Putative anthrone oxygenase; its protein translation is MTDLANHYEDWTRALQLANLLAVAHLAGYQFASDKIALHNVLQLEDKDMVVKHWFRGWDFGRKYGPTMVCGTAGVFGFLAWKDGTASPAFLYNLTASVLSIFVAPYTQFRIFPLNDKLLREYKTCVGKKKTDGTSDGVSLEVVREWAAEWKRLDMHRQLLAYLAAISGLVAVLKT